The Euphorbia lathyris chromosome 3, ddEupLath1.1, whole genome shotgun sequence genome contains a region encoding:
- the LOC136222942 gene encoding NDR1/HIN1-like protein 6, protein MAERVYPSAKPIPNTALNSTGAAAASAFPATKAQLYGATRPAYRPSPLRKRSRRSLCCACCLWITLIIFILLFLAAAAGAIVYVIYRPHRPTFAVSGFKISSLNLTSNSHLITNININITTKNPNKKLIYIYNPTAISITTVKDEIFIGNGSVPSFVHRTKNTTLLKAAIRSNSNQPLDDVSASQLKSELKSKKGLNLKIELETKVKVKMDGLKSPKVGIRVTCDGIKATVPTGKTATSASVSNAKCEVDLRIKIWKWTF, encoded by the coding sequence ATGGCAGAGAGGGTCTACCCTTCTGCTAAACCCATCCCCAACACCGCCCTCAACTCCACCGGAGCCGCCGCTGCCTCCGCCTTCCCAGCCACCAAAGCCCAACTCTATGGTGCAACCCGTCCAGCCTACCGTCCTTCCCCCCTACGCAAACGCAGTCGCCGTAGTTTATGCTGTGCTTGTTGTCTCTGGATAACCTTAATCATCTTCATCCTCCTCTTCCTCGCCGCCGCAGCCGGTGCTATCGTCTACGTCATTTACCGTCCTCACCGTCCTACCTTCGCCGTCTCCGGCTTCAAAATCTCCTCCCTAAACCTCACCTCAAATTCACATCTAATTACCAACATCAACATCAATATAACCACAAAAAACCCTAACAAGAAGCTAATTTACATCTACAACCCTACCGCAATTTCAATTACTACCGTTAAGGATGAGATTTTCATCGGAAACGGATCGGTGCCTTCTTTTGTGCATCGGACGAAGAACACTACTCTGTTGAAAGCCGCCATTAGAAGTAACAGTAATCAGCCGCTGGATGATGTTTCGGCGAGTCAATTGAAATCGGAATTGAAGAGTAAGAAGGGTTTGAATTTGAAGATTGAATTGGAGACGAAGGTGAAAGTGAAAATGGATGGATTGAAAAGTCCTAAAGTTGGGATTAGAGTGACTTGTGATGGGATTAAAGCGACTGTTCCGACTGGAAAAACTGCGACTTCTGCATCTGTTTCGAATGCTAAATGTGAAGTTGATCTGAGAATCAAGATCTGGAAATGGACTTTCTGA